A window of the Lagopus muta isolate bLagMut1 chromosome 1, bLagMut1 primary, whole genome shotgun sequence genome harbors these coding sequences:
- the GALNT4 gene encoding polypeptide N-acetylgalactosaminyltransferase 4: MRIRLARRWTWVRRSCALLGFLTVAYFALELSVSSFGASLAGESISKGKWERRFTDGAEEAVDLARPVYDKSPPDSYAPGEWGKPTRLQLSPEEKKQESELIDKYAINIYLSDKISLHRHIEDNRMSGCKTKSYNYRKLPTTSVVIAFYNEAWSTLLRTVHSVLETSPSVLLKEIILVDDLSDKVYLKTDLEKYISSLKRVRLIRTNKREGLVRARLIGATFATGDVLTFLDCHCECVSGWLEPLLERIAENETVVICPVIDTIDWNTFEYYMQSAEPMIGGFDWRLTFQWHSVPKHERLRRKSETDPIRSPTMAGGLFAVSKKYFEYLGTYDTGMDVWGGENLELSFRVWQCGGMLEIHPCSHVGHVFPKRAPYARPNFLQNTARAAEVWMDEYKEHFYNRNPPARKENYGDISERKLLRERLKCKSFNWYLKNVFSELHVPEDRPGWHGAVRSIGISSECLDYVLPEHNPTGAHLSLFGCHGQGGNQFFEYTSNKEFRFNSVTELCAEVPEQEDFIGMRSCPKDGSPVPEIIIWHFKEDGTIYHPHSGKCLTAYRTAEGRADVEMRTCNAADKNQMWKFEK, translated from the coding sequence ATGAGGATCCGGCTGGCGAGAAGGTGGACATGGGTCCGCAGAAGCTGTGCGTTGTTAGGCTTCTTGACGGTCGCCTACTTCGCTTTGGAGCTGTCTGTTTCTTCCTTCGGTGCCTCCCTCGCCGGAGAGAGCATCTCCAAAGGGAAATGGGAGCGGCGCTTTACGGACGGAGCAGAAGAGGCGGTGGATTTGGCTCGCCCGGTTTATGACAAATCTCCACCCGATTCTTATGCCCCAGGAGAATGGGGCAAACCCACTCGCCTGCAGCTGAGCCCCGAGGAGAAGAAACAGGAATCAGAGCTGATCGATAAGTAtgcaattaatatttatttgagTGATAAAATATCTCTCCATCGGCACATTGAAGACAATCGAATGAGTGGCTGTAAAACTAAATCATATAACTACAGAAAGCTGCCCACAACCTCTGTTGTAATTGCCTTCTACAATGAAGCCTGGTCCACGTTGCTGCGGACAGTACACAGTGTTCTTGAAACTTCTCcttcagtgcttctgaaagAAATTATATTGGTGGATGATTTGAGTGATAAAGTGTATTTGAAAACTGACCTTGAGAAGTACATAAGCAGCCTGAAAAGAGTTCGTTTGATACGGACCAACAAACGGGAAGGGTTGGTTCGCGCGCGCTTAATTGGAGCTACCTTTGCTACTGGTGATGTCCTCACCTTTCTCGACTGTCACTGCGAATGTGTCTCCGGTTGGTTAGAACCATTGCTTGAGAGAATTGCCGAGAATGAGACCGTTGTGATCTGTCCTGTTATTGACACCATCGACTGGAACACATTTGAGTATTACATGCAGTCAGCGGAGCCCATGATCGGGGGCTTCGACTGGCGACTGACGTTCCAGTGGCACTCAGTGCCGAAACACGAACGGCTGAGGCGCAAATCTGAAACAGACCCAATCAGATCCCCAACTATGGCTGGGGGCTTGTTTGCTGTCAGCAAGAAGTATTTTGAGTACCTGGGTACCTATGATACAGGAATGGATGTCTGGGGAGGAGAGAACTTAGAGTTATCATTTAGAGTGTGGCAATGCGGAGGCATGCTAGAAATTCATCCGTGCTCCCATGTAGGCCATGTGTTTCCAAAGCGTGCTCCGTATGCTAGACCGAATTTCCTTCAGAACACAGCACGTGCTGCTGAGGTGTGGATGGATGAGTATAAAGAACACTTCTACAACAGAAATCCTCCAGCGAGAAAAGAAAACTATGGagatatttctgagagaaagctACTAAGAGAGCGTTTGAAATGCAAGAGTTTTAACTGGtatttgaaaaatgtcttttctgaGTTGCACGTACCAGAAGATCGTCCTGGTTGGCACGGTGCTGTCCGCAGCATAGGCATATCATCAGAGTGTCTTGACTACGTTTTACCAGAGCATAATCCTACTGGAGCTCACCTTTCTCTCTTTGGATGTCATGGTCAGGGAGGGAATCAATTTTTTGAATACACATCAAATAAAGAGTTTAGGTTTAACTCTGTGACGGAGCTATGTGCTGAAGTCCCTGAGCAAGAGGATTTCATAGGTATGAGGAGCTGCCCAAAAGATGGATCTCCTGTCCCAGAAATTATTATATGGCATTTCAAAGAAGATGGGACTATTTATCATCCTCATTCTGGAAAGTGCCTTACTGCTTATCGTACTGCTGAGGGGCGTGCTGATGTGGAAATGAGAACTTGTAATGCTGCAGATAAAAATCAGATGTGGAAATTTGAGAAATAA